A stretch of Gemmobacter fulvus DNA encodes these proteins:
- a CDS encoding TlpA family protein disulfide reductase: MLPVRAAVLYTALLFGANPAAADIAAADALREGDMKKLNFSEAQPLPAIGLVGMDDAPRSLEEFRGKWVLVNFWATWCPPCRKEMPSLGALQTEFGGATFEVVTVATGRNAVPAIDKFFAEAGVTHLTALRDPKAELAREMGVAGLPVTVVLNPEGAEVGRLIGDADWHSAEARAVLTALMQ, from the coding sequence ATGCTGCCTGTCCGTGCTGCCGTCCTTTATACGGCCTTGCTGTTTGGTGCAAACCCGGCTGCGGCCGATATTGCCGCCGCCGATGCCCTGCGCGAGGGCGACATGAAGAAACTGAATTTCTCGGAGGCGCAGCCGCTGCCTGCCATCGGGCTTGTCGGCATGGATGATGCGCCGCGCAGCCTTGAGGAATTTCGCGGCAAATGGGTGCTGGTGAACTTCTGGGCCACATGGTGCCCGCCCTGCCGGAAAGAAATGCCCAGCCTCGGCGCGTTGCAGACCGAATTCGGCGGCGCGACATTCGAAGTGGTCACTGTTGCCACCGGACGCAATGCCGTGCCCGCCATCGACAAGTTCTTTGCCGAAGCAGGCGTGACACATCTGACCGCGCTGCGCGATCCGAAGGCCGAACTGGCCCGCGAAATGGGCGTGGCGGGCTTGCCTGTGACGGTGGTTCTGAACCCCGAGGGGGCCGAGGTCGGGCGGCTGATCGGCGATGCCGATTGGCACAGTGCCGAGGCGCGGGCGGTGCTTACGGCCTTGATGCAGTAA